TCGACGATGTGCGTGACGCGCTGCCCGGCGAACTCGACGACGCCCAGGACGTGCTCGATCACCGGGACAAGATCGTCTCCGATGCCCGCACGGCCGCCGAGACCACCGTCACCTCGGCCGACGAGCAGGCCCGCGACACCATCGACTCCGCTCGCGAGGAGGCCGACCGCATCCTGGCCGACGCCAAGGCGCACGCCGATCGCATGGTCGCCGAGGCGAGCGCGCACGCCGACCACCTGGTCACCACCGCCCAGGCCGAGGCCGAGCGGATCGTGGCCGAGGCCAAGGCCGAGTACGAAACCGTCACCGGCCGGGCGCGCGCCGAGGCGGACCGGATGATCGAGTCCGGCAAGGCCTCCTACGAGCGGTCGGTGGCCGAGGGCGAGGCCGAACAGGCCCGCCTGGTCGCCCAGACCGAGGTGGTGCGGGCCGCGCACGCGGAGTCCGCGCGGATCATCGACACCGCGCAGGCCGAGGCGGACCGGATGCGCGACGAGTGCGA
This sequence is a window from Nocardia farcinica. Protein-coding genes within it:
- a CDS encoding DivIVA domain-containing protein encodes the protein MYRVFEALDELVAIVEEARGIPPTRSCIVPRGDVLDLLDDVRDALPGELDDAQDVLDHRDKIVSDARTAAETTVTSADEQARDTIDSAREEADRILADAKAHADRMVAEASAHADHLVTTAQAEAERIVAEAKAEYETVTGRARAEADRMIESGKASYERSVAEGEAEQARLVAQTEVVRAAHAESARIIDTAQAEADRMRDECDHYVDSTLAQFEETLNSTLRTVGRGRHQLRSGAGAPDYATDYRR